GCAAAACTTTCCCTGCATAATCTTTCATCGACACAGATTTTCCGGTGACATCTTTTACTGTATAATCATAAATTGACATTTTATCCCTCCTAATTACTTATCAATGCACTCATTATACGTTAATTTTCTATTCTTGCGTATTTTGTTGATTTGCTTCATGACGGCAAAAAAAGACTTGGTCCATAAGTGTTGCTTTTATACGTCAGAAAAAATCCAACTAAAAAGCACCTCAAGACCCAAGTCTTCATTTCGTTAAAAAAATTCATGTTTCCAAAATCAGATTTGCTGCCATTTTTTGCTATAGAGCGCGGCCGTTTTGGTTACTTGTGCGTAGTCATTTTCGGCAACGCCTTGAAAAAGATTACCACCAACCCCAACCAAGAGAGCCCCAGCATTTTTCCAAGCTGCCAGGTTATCTAGATTAATGCCACCTGTTGGCATAATGCTAATTTGTGGCAACGGAGCTTTAATACTCTTAATTAATGTTGGTTCAAAATTGTTAGCAGGAAACAACTTTACAATTTCTGCTCCACTCATCAACGCCTGCTGCATTTCTGTTATTGTCATACATCCAGGCAAATAAGGAATCTGATACAAGTTACAGATTTGAGCCGTTTCTTTGTTAAAAGTAGGACTCACAATAAATTCAGCCCCTGCCATAATTGCCAACCGCGCCGTCGTTGCATCAAGTACCGTACCTGCACCAATGACTACACCACTTTTTACAGGATAGATTTCATTAAGCTGCGTAATCACAGCAGCAGCATTAGGTACAGAAAACGTCACTTCTAATCCCAAAATTCCACCTGCAACAACTGCTTTTGCCGCATTTAGCGCCTGTTGCGCCGTTTCTTCTCTGATGACTGCAACAATTCCTGTTTTTTCAAGGCGAGCTAAAACTTCTCCTTTTTTCATCGCGAACCTCTACTCTACATTGACGTGTTCATGTAGCGCATCTTCATTCGAAGTTTCGTCTCGTGCGGCTAATTTCAACGTCAATGCATCTAATGTAATATGCACAGTTTGATCAAAAAGACTTGATAATAATTGAACAGATTTAATCCCTGCACCTGTTTTAGTTGCACCAGGCACAACAATAACTTTATCGGCTAATTCGGCCAGCGGCGATGTCAAATCACTAGTCAAAACAACGATGTCTAAACCTAACTTTTTAGCTGCTTGTGTATCTGCTACAATTCCTTTGGTGGTCCCCGAACCTGAAATAGCTACCCAGGTATCTCCTTTTTGAATTGAAGGTGTAATGGTTTCTCCCATCACAAAATCAGTATAGCCAATATGCATTAGACGCATAGCAAATCCTTTTGCTTGAAAGCCACTTCGACCTGCGCCAATAACAAAGATACGTTTGTTTTTTTGAAACAAAGGTAATGCATCTTCCAGTTGTTTTTCATCCACTAATGCCATGACGTGATTAATTTCTGCCATAATTGTTTCAATTGTTTTCATAATGAATTGCCTCCATAAATTCATTTACTGCCTTAATTGGATCTTGTGCTTTGGCAATTTTTGAACCTACAATTACCACTTCCAATAATCCTTGTTGTGCTAATTTTTTTGTTTGTTCGAAATCAATACCTCCGGCAATAGCCAAGCGTTTAATTGTAGGAAATTTTTCGTGGAATGCTGCTACAGTTACCACAGCATCCAATTTATCCTTGCGATCAATCGAATGATGCAAGGCATAAATTGCCTCGGGAAAATCTTTTATTGCTGCAATTTTTTCATCACTTACTTCTAATAAATCAATCATCATTGTTTTGTTTTCTTTTTGTGCAACCTTATAACAAGCAACAAGGGTGTCATAAGACGCAGCCCCCATCACCGTGACAATATCTCCACCATAATGAAAAGCCTGATTAAACTCATAGGCTCCTTCATCAATTGTTTTACTATCTACTAATAACGTTGTCTGAGTCAGTTTTTGGCGCATGCGCTCAATTGCAACATTCCCATAATCTTTAACTAAAGAAGTGCCCATCTCTAAAATATCAGTTTTCCCATTAAGCTGTTGCGCTAATTCTTCTGCTTCTTCTATCGAAATACGATCAATTGCGGTTTGTAACTTCATTTATTTCACCTTCTGATTTTGTAAAAATTCCTGCAATTGTTCTGGCGTTGGATAGCCGTCGTTATCCCCAGGAGATTGAACAGCCATCGCACCAATGGCATTGGCACGGACTACTGCATCTTTTAGATCTTCGCCTTCAATTAAAGCAGTGATTAATCCGACGGCAAAGCCATCCCCTGCACCAACTGTATCGACTACTTTTTCAACCTTAAAGCCTGCAACCGTGTAACTTGTACCATTCTTTTCTTTGACATACGCACCTTCTGTTCCCAATTTCACGATGACTGTTTTCGTTGCGTTGCCGTTGTTTAAGTAAAAGTCAGCAATTTTTTCGGGATTGCGACTGCCCATTAAAATTTCACCTTCATTAATACCAGGTAAAACAATTTCCGCATGAGAAGCTAAGTCATTGATTGTACTTACCATTTCTTCAGTGCTAGCCCATAATTGTGGGCGTAAATTTGGATCAAAAGTTGTCCGAATTTGATGTTTTTCCAAAAGCTTAATTAAATACCGAAATGCTTCTTGTGCTTCTGGTGAAATAGCTGGAAAAATACCTGATAAGTGTGCCATTTTGACTTCAGAAAAATCAATTTTATCTAGGACCTCTTTTTCAAAATGGGCCGCTGCTGAACCTTTACGGAAATAGAAAATACTTGGATCGCCATCACTTACTCTATCTTTTAATTGGAATGCTGTCCAAAAATCTGCAGACTCTGAAATATAATCAGTCCCAATTTTATTTTCATGTAGTCGATCAATGATAAATTCGCCAAACGGATCTTTTCCTACTTGTGTAATATATTCACTACTATGACCTAAACGAGCCACCCCAACAGCTACATTAACTTCTGCTCCGGCTAAAAATTTTTGAAAATGCAAAGCATCTTTTAAAGACTTATCTACTTCTTCTGATCCAAATAATGCAATAGGTTCACCAATTGTTAAAAATTCACTCATGTTAAATTCCTCTTTTCTTTTATTTTAAAGTAAGATATAAGCTGCGATTAAATTCAAAACTGTTGCGGCCC
The DNA window shown above is from Enterococcus montenegrensis and carries:
- a CDS encoding sugar kinase, producing the protein MSEFLTIGEPIALFGSEEVDKSLKDALHFQKFLAGAEVNVAVGVARLGHSSEYITQVGKDPFGEFIIDRLHENKIGTDYISESADFWTAFQLKDRVSDGDPSIFYFRKGSAAAHFEKEVLDKIDFSEVKMAHLSGIFPAISPEAQEAFRYLIKLLEKHQIRTTFDPNLRPQLWASTEEMVSTINDLASHAEIVLPGINEGEILMGSRNPEKIADFYLNNGNATKTVIVKLGTEGAYVKEKNGTSYTVAGFKVEKVVDTVGAGDGFAVGLITALIEGEDLKDAVVRANAIGAMAVQSPGDNDGYPTPEQLQEFLQNQKVK
- a CDS encoding bifunctional 2-keto-4-hydroxyglutarate aldolase/2-keto-3-deoxy-6-phosphogluconate aldolase — protein: MKKGEVLARLEKTGIVAVIREETAQQALNAAKAVVAGGILGLEVTFSVPNAAAVITQLNEIYPVKSGVVIGAGTVLDATTARLAIMAGAEFIVSPTFNKETAQICNLYQIPYLPGCMTITEMQQALMSGAEIVKLFPANNFEPTLIKSIKAPLPQISIMPTGGINLDNLAAWKNAGALLVGVGGNLFQGVAENDYAQVTKTAALYSKKWQQI
- a CDS encoding orotidine 5'-phosphate decarboxylase / HUMPS family protein; its protein translation is MKLQTAIDRISIEEAEELAQQLNGKTDILEMGTSLVKDYGNVAIERMRQKLTQTTLLVDSKTIDEGAYEFNQAFHYGGDIVTVMGAASYDTLVACYKVAQKENKTMMIDLLEVSDEKIAAIKDFPEAIYALHHSIDRKDKLDAVVTVAAFHEKFPTIKRLAIAGGIDFEQTKKLAQQGLLEVVIVGSKIAKAQDPIKAVNEFMEAIHYENN
- the hxlB gene encoding 6-phospho-3-hexuloisomerase; translated protein: MKTIETIMAEINHVMALVDEKQLEDALPLFQKNKRIFVIGAGRSGFQAKGFAMRLMHIGYTDFVMGETITPSIQKGDTWVAISGSGTTKGIVADTQAAKKLGLDIVVLTSDLTSPLAELADKVIVVPGATKTGAGIKSVQLLSSLFDQTVHITLDALTLKLAARDETSNEDALHEHVNVE